In a genomic window of Acidimicrobiales bacterium:
- a CDS encoding DUF3039 domain-containing protein — protein sequence MHTLQFAVLSDLETITPVDPLLDDPILDDGDHDRFSHYARKSDIVESAVTGKPVVALCGKVWVPGRDPDRFSVCPTCREIYEKRKADEMGG from the coding sequence ATGCACACCTTGCAGTTCGCGGTCCTCTCGGATCTCGAGACGATCACCCCGGTCGATCCCCTCCTAGACGATCCGATCCTCGACGACGGCGACCACGACCGGTTCTCGCACTACGCCCGCAAGTCCGACATCGTCGAGTCGGCGGTGACCGGTAAGCCGGTGGTGGCCCTGTGCGGAAAGGTCTGGGTGCCAGGCCGTGATCCGGACCGCTTTTCGGTCTGTCCAACGTGCCGGGAGATCTACGAGAAGCGAAAGGCCGACGAGATGGGCGGCTGA
- a CDS encoding histidine phosphatase family protein gives MHVILVRHGRPEIVVDSPTIADPSLDEIGRWQAERLTAWLACEEIDAVITSPKARAIQTAAGTVEGLGITPRVVNDLDEIDRGAHTYLPTELLPTQGGAYWDQICEKRYDEIGWDSPEAFRDRVVATWDDLCRNPPGERVLVACHGGTIRTILAHVAGNDGAGFRLDYTSISRVEVTPPGGDPSGEDGPTDPYCSVASANEVAHFDAERTAVVGAFRGAERPGTTFNRRPLSAPTS, from the coding sequence GTGCACGTCATCCTCGTCCGACACGGACGCCCCGAGATCGTCGTCGACTCCCCCACCATTGCCGACCCCAGTCTGGACGAAATCGGTCGATGGCAGGCCGAACGCCTTACCGCGTGGCTGGCGTGCGAGGAGATTGACGCGGTAATCACCAGCCCCAAGGCCCGAGCCATCCAGACGGCGGCCGGGACGGTCGAGGGGCTCGGCATTACCCCCCGGGTCGTCAACGACCTCGACGAGATCGACCGCGGCGCCCACACCTACCTACCCACCGAACTGCTGCCCACCCAGGGCGGCGCGTACTGGGACCAGATCTGCGAGAAGCGGTACGACGAGATCGGGTGGGACTCCCCCGAGGCGTTCCGCGACCGGGTGGTAGCCACCTGGGACGACCTCTGCCGCAACCCGCCGGGCGAACGGGTGCTGGTGGCCTGCCATGGCGGGACGATCCGTACCATCCTCGCCCATGTCGCCGGCAATGACGGCGCCGGCTTTCGCCTCGACTACACGTCAATCAGCCGGGTCGAGGTCACGCCGCCGGGTGGCGACCCCTCCGGCGAGGACGGCCCCACCGACCCGTACTGCTCGGTGGCCAGCGCCAACGAGGTCGCCCATTTCGACGCGGAGCGCACCGCAGTGGTGGGTGCCTTCCGGGGCGCCGAACGCCCGGGCACCACCTTCAACCGTCGGCCACTGTCCGCTCCCACTTCCTGA
- the rpiB gene encoding ribose 5-phosphate isomerase B — protein sequence MATIAVGSDHAGYALKEQLAGELRDLGHEVLDLGAHSSERVDYPDFGAAVGRAVVGGDAELGLCVCGSGIGIAMAANKVPGVRAATVHDVTSARLTRQHNDANVICLGERLIEPEVASETLRAWLDAEFEGGRHTGRIDKLSDLDGSLDRHAAD from the coding sequence ATGGCCACCATTGCCGTCGGTTCCGATCACGCCGGATACGCGCTCAAGGAGCAGTTGGCCGGGGAGTTACGAGATCTCGGCCACGAGGTGCTCGACCTGGGCGCCCACTCGTCCGAGCGGGTCGATTACCCGGACTTCGGTGCAGCGGTGGGCCGGGCGGTGGTCGGCGGCGACGCCGAACTAGGCCTATGCGTGTGTGGGTCTGGCATCGGCATTGCCATGGCGGCCAACAAGGTTCCCGGGGTTCGGGCCGCGACCGTGCATGACGTCACGTCGGCTCGCCTGACACGTCAGCACAATGATGCCAACGTGATTTGCCTCGGCGAACGCCTGATCGAGCCCGAGGTGGCATCCGAAACCCTCCGGGCCTGGCTGGATGCCGAATTCGAGGGCGGTCGCCACACTGGGCGTATCGACAAGCTGTCCGACCTCGACGGTTCGCTCGACCGGCACGCCGCGGACTGA
- a CDS encoding alpha-hydroxy acid oxidase — protein MGMIRTLRAVVRLRRPVGDRTARRLRGAANVDDLREMARRRLPAGVFDYIDGGAEDELTLDRNVQAFQEMTFRPRVLQGLDELDTSTTLLGRPLAFPLVLAPTGFTRIADPAGELAVVRAAGRAGIPFTLSTMGTRSIDECAAVAGPGARLWFQVYAWRDRNLIRALLDRAAAAGFEAICLTVDTAMLGRRERDVRRGLTLPPEIGPGTFLDGIRRPGWTWRFLRSDPIRFANVEGLANDGAGARPGEITETGGAPGAGERAVDLAGYMNAQFDHGLSWDDVAWLRTVWDGPILVKGIQSVVDAVLAVEHGVEGIILSNHGGRQLDTAPAPFDLVPSVASAVATAVAEAGTGRIEVICDGGIRRGSDIVKAVAAGADATMGGRLFLYALAAAGEQGVDHVLELLRSGTERTMALVGASTVDQLGPDLLESR, from the coding sequence ATGGGCATGATCCGAACGTTGCGAGCCGTGGTGCGCTTGCGTCGCCCGGTGGGCGATCGGACGGCCCGACGCCTGCGGGGTGCCGCCAATGTCGACGACCTACGGGAGATGGCCCGCCGTCGTCTCCCGGCCGGTGTATTCGACTACATCGACGGCGGGGCCGAGGACGAGCTGACGCTGGACCGCAACGTCCAGGCCTTCCAGGAGATGACGTTTCGGCCGCGGGTACTGCAGGGTCTCGACGAGTTGGATACCTCGACCACGTTGTTGGGGCGCCCGCTGGCCTTCCCGCTGGTGTTGGCGCCCACCGGATTCACCCGCATCGCCGATCCGGCTGGCGAGCTGGCCGTGGTCCGGGCTGCCGGGCGGGCCGGCATTCCGTTCACCCTCTCGACCATGGGGACCCGATCAATTGACGAGTGTGCGGCGGTGGCCGGACCGGGTGCCCGGTTGTGGTTTCAGGTGTACGCCTGGCGCGACCGCAACCTCATCCGGGCCCTGTTGGACCGCGCCGCGGCGGCCGGCTTCGAGGCCATCTGCCTGACAGTCGACACGGCCATGCTGGGTCGACGGGAGCGTGATGTCCGGCGGGGCCTGACCTTGCCACCGGAGATCGGGCCCGGGACCTTTCTGGACGGGATACGCCGTCCGGGTTGGACGTGGCGTTTCCTCCGATCCGATCCGATCCGGTTCGCCAACGTGGAGGGGCTGGCCAACGATGGGGCCGGCGCTCGGCCCGGCGAGATTACCGAAACGGGGGGTGCCCCGGGAGCCGGCGAGAGGGCGGTGGACCTGGCCGGGTACATGAACGCCCAGTTCGACCATGGCCTGTCTTGGGACGACGTGGCGTGGCTGCGCACCGTCTGGGACGGGCCGATCCTCGTGAAGGGCATCCAGTCGGTGGTCGACGCCGTGCTGGCCGTCGAACACGGGGTGGAGGGGATCATCCTGTCGAACCATGGTGGACGCCAGCTCGACACGGCCCCAGCACCCTTTGATCTGGTGCCATCGGTGGCCAGTGCAGTGGCCACCGCGGTAGCTGAAGCGGGAACTGGTCGGATCGAGGTGATCTGCGACGGAGGTATCCGTCGGGGGTCCGACATCGTCAAGGCGGTGGCTGCCGGCGCCGACGCCACGATGGGTGGGCGCCTCTTCCTCTATGCGTTGGCGGCGGCCGGCGAGCAGGGCGTGGACCATGTTCTGGAGTTGCTCCGCTCGGGCACCGAACGCACCATGGCCCTCGTGGGGGCCTCCACGGTCGACCAACTGGGCCCGGATCTGTTGGAGTCCCGCTGA
- the prfA gene encoding peptide chain release factor 1, which translates to MLDQVEALEAEYSEVESRLADPEVISDSDRLQAAGRRFKELDEVLAVGRPLAIAHGDLETARELADMADGDDRDQLRVEIAELEREIDRLEGELRTLLLPRDPNDGRPVILEIRGAEGGEEANLFARDLHEMYLAFATIHGWKIELLEARESDMGGFSEVMVLVKGDDAWTRLKYEGGVHRVQRVPVTESQGRIHTSSATVSVLPEADEVEVELDENDLQVDVYRASGPGGQSVNTTDSAVRLTHKPTGLVVSMQDEKSQLQNKTKALRVLRSRLLQIEQERQMSEASEARRGQIGSGGRSEKVRTYNFKENRVTDHRIGLTLHKLDRILAGELDDVTDGLLADERTRQLAAGLEDGPAGAA; encoded by the coding sequence ATGCTGGATCAGGTCGAGGCCCTCGAAGCCGAGTACTCCGAGGTGGAGTCGCGACTCGCCGACCCTGAGGTGATCAGTGACTCGGACCGCCTGCAGGCTGCTGGTCGGCGTTTCAAGGAACTCGACGAGGTGCTGGCCGTGGGCCGTCCGTTGGCGATCGCCCACGGCGACCTCGAGACGGCTCGCGAGCTGGCCGACATGGCCGATGGAGACGACCGCGACCAACTCAGGGTCGAGATTGCCGAGCTTGAACGCGAGATCGACCGCTTGGAGGGCGAGCTTCGGACCCTCCTGCTACCTCGGGATCCCAATGACGGCCGTCCGGTCATCTTGGAGATTCGGGGTGCTGAGGGTGGTGAGGAGGCCAACCTGTTCGCCCGCGACCTCCACGAGATGTATTTGGCCTTCGCCACCATCCACGGCTGGAAGATCGAGCTATTGGAGGCTCGAGAGTCCGACATGGGCGGCTTCAGCGAGGTGATGGTCCTGGTCAAGGGTGACGATGCCTGGACCCGTCTCAAGTACGAGGGCGGGGTGCACCGGGTCCAGCGGGTGCCGGTGACCGAATCCCAGGGGCGGATCCACACATCGTCGGCCACGGTCAGCGTGCTTCCGGAGGCCGACGAGGTAGAGGTGGAGCTCGACGAGAACGACCTGCAGGTCGACGTGTATCGGGCGTCGGGCCCGGGCGGCCAGTCGGTCAACACCACCGACTCGGCGGTCCGGCTAACCCACAAGCCGACGGGGCTGGTCGTGTCGATGCAGGATGAGAAGAGCCAGCTCCAGAACAAGACCAAGGCCTTGCGGGTGCTTCGGTCCCGGCTCCTCCAGATCGAGCAGGAGCGCCAGATGTCGGAGGCGTCCGAAGCCCGGCGGGGTCAGATCGGCAGTGGCGGTCGGTCCGAGAAGGTCCGGACGTACAACTTCAAGGAGAACCGGGTCACCGATCACCGCATCGGCCTGACCCTCCACAAGCTGGATCGGATCTTGGCGGGCGAACTGGACGATGTGACCGACGGGCTGTTGGCCGACGAACGCACCCGACAGTTGGCCGCCGGCCTCGAGGACGGGCCGGCTGGTGCCGCCTGA
- the prmC gene encoding peptide chain release factor N(5)-glutamine methyltransferase, whose translation MPPDEGTISWREVLAETEGRLLAAGHDAGSAVRESRWIVEEAFGVLGVSRAMSPAEMEALVTVRGMAHHDAMVERRLAGEPLQYVLGRWPFRTLDLMVDKRVLIPRPETEVVAGLVLDEVDRFAVGRDLSSEPVLVADLGTGSGAIGLSVAVERVGARVWCTDASSDALAVARANCVGLGRPAQRVTLAEGSWFDALPVDLWGRFDVIASNPPYVARDDGLPSEVADWEPDAALYADDQGTADVRVLIEGAPGWLAPGGSLVLEMAPDQIGVMADLARSSGFVDVVVYRDLADRDRALVARRP comes from the coding sequence GTGCCGCCTGACGAGGGAACCATCTCGTGGCGTGAGGTGTTGGCCGAGACCGAGGGCCGGTTGCTCGCGGCGGGCCATGATGCCGGATCGGCTGTTCGGGAGTCCCGATGGATTGTCGAGGAGGCTTTCGGTGTCCTGGGCGTTTCGCGAGCGATGTCCCCAGCGGAGATGGAGGCGTTGGTCACCGTGCGGGGCATGGCCCACCACGACGCCATGGTGGAGCGTCGTCTGGCTGGTGAGCCGTTGCAATACGTTCTAGGGCGTTGGCCGTTTCGCACGCTCGACTTGATGGTGGACAAGCGGGTGCTGATCCCCCGACCCGAGACCGAAGTGGTGGCCGGGCTGGTACTCGACGAGGTGGACCGGTTCGCCGTGGGGCGTGACCTGTCATCCGAACCGGTGCTGGTTGCCGATCTGGGCACCGGCTCGGGCGCAATTGGCCTATCGGTGGCTGTCGAACGGGTGGGTGCCCGGGTGTGGTGCACCGATGCCTCGTCCGATGCGTTGGCCGTGGCTCGAGCCAACTGCGTGGGGCTGGGACGTCCGGCCCAGCGGGTGACTCTGGCCGAGGGCTCGTGGTTCGACGCCCTGCCTGTTGACCTGTGGGGCCGGTTCGACGTGATCGCATCCAATCCGCCTTACGTGGCCAGAGACGACGGGCTGCCGTCGGAGGTGGCCGATTGGGAACCCGATGCCGCCCTGTACGCAGACGATCAGGGAACGGCCGACGTACGAGTCCTAATCGAGGGGGCTCCAGGCTGGTTGGCTCCCGGTGGCTCGCTGGTCCTGGAGATGGCGCCCGACCAGATCGGTGTAATGGCCGACCTAGCCCGGTCCAGCGGGTTTGTCGACGTGGTCGTCTATCGGGACCTGGCGGACCGGGACCGGGCCCTGGTGGCCCGCCGACCGTGA
- a CDS encoding LLM class flavin-dependent oxidoreductase, which yields MEFGIFSNGYTPGPAAHDSESEHTELMREAEYAILADKHNWKYIWFGEHHGLVEYSHMSAPAPMMGWVAAQTDYIHIGSAITSLPTKKEHPVRIAERAAMLDHVTNNRFEFGTGRGAGSHELRTFNVMDPSETKAQWDEVIHEIPRMWEQKDYDFDGEFFTVPTPHNILPKPYGPGHPPIWVACGNPPTFAKAGSMGIGAIAFNFEPIHNLKGRVDAYKEAIQDPIDQIGQYKNDNVMMTNACICLEDRDEARAVAMAKGRGYLVTMVNMYHDTMPKSPDAIVWPNAPMDPGWTEELLDMAIDGGYMLCGNPEEVCEQLNRYRDVGCDQVVFGLPTEGLTHDQTLEMIELFGDQVIPEHDGDRVHSTDRYRATAERQFPDFGYPVPEGIDVSIIPTTALLSLG from the coding sequence CTGAGTACGCCATCCTCGCCGACAAGCACAACTGGAAGTACATCTGGTTCGGCGAGCACCACGGGCTAGTCGAGTACAGCCACATGTCGGCCCCCGCCCCGATGATGGGCTGGGTAGCCGCCCAGACCGACTACATCCACATCGGGTCGGCCATCACCAGTCTCCCGACCAAGAAGGAGCACCCGGTCCGAATCGCCGAGCGGGCCGCCATGCTCGACCACGTCACGAACAACCGGTTCGAGTTCGGCACTGGTCGGGGGGCCGGAAGCCACGAGCTCCGGACCTTCAACGTGATGGACCCGAGCGAGACCAAGGCCCAGTGGGACGAGGTCATCCACGAGATCCCGCGGATGTGGGAACAGAAGGACTACGACTTCGACGGCGAGTTCTTCACCGTGCCCACCCCACACAACATCCTCCCCAAGCCCTACGGCCCCGGCCATCCACCCATCTGGGTGGCCTGCGGCAACCCGCCGACCTTCGCCAAGGCCGGCTCCATGGGCATCGGCGCCATCGCCTTCAACTTCGAACCCATCCACAACCTCAAAGGCCGGGTCGACGCCTACAAGGAGGCCATCCAGGACCCGATCGACCAGATCGGCCAGTACAAGAACGACAACGTCATGATGACCAACGCCTGCATCTGCCTGGAGGACCGCGACGAAGCTCGGGCCGTGGCCATGGCCAAGGGCCGCGGCTACCTGGTGACCATGGTCAACATGTACCACGACACCATGCCCAAGTCGCCCGACGCCATCGTCTGGCCCAACGCACCCATGGATCCAGGCTGGACCGAGGAACTCCTCGACATGGCCATCGACGGTGGCTACATGCTCTGCGGCAACCCCGAGGAGGTCTGCGAGCAGCTCAACCGCTACCGGGACGTGGGCTGCGACCAGGTGGTCTTCGGCCTGCCCACCGAGGGCCTCACCCACGACCAGACCCTCGAGATGATCGAGCTGTTCGGCGACCAGGTCATCCCCGAGCACGACGGCGACCGGGTCCACTCCACTGACCGCTATCGGGCCACCGCCGAGCGCCAGTTCCCCGACTTTGGTTACCCGGTGCCCGAAGGCATTGACGTGTCGATCATCCCGACCACCGCCCTGCTCTCCCTGGGCTGA
- the rho gene encoding transcription termination factor Rho codes for MDSTQLERGTLESKDRDELTTIATALGGKPGSRARKAEIVDLILDLSGGGNGSSSNGGRPPTVATEPVAPAEESAEEPLAEWEVAAEAEEAVGTDGDQSADSDASAEANAETSTEADTDRSGDQKSDRDGGRGQGGQNRDRQGGHNRDRQGGQNRDRQGGHNRDGQGDTADPGNRRRRRRGRERDQSSGPEEVWDGEPVEVEGHIDLRDEGYGFLRTGGYKPSKKDAYISVKQVRQFSLRRGDHLVGASRPANRSEKNPALLRIDKVNGRDPELAKSRPKFEDLTPLFPDEKLRMEVDGDPTNMTARIIDLLSPIGKGQRGMIVSPPKAGKTTIMKSIVRSIETNHPEVKLIVLLVDERPEEVTDMKRWLQRGEVVGSTFDRPSDEHTQLAEVTIERAKRMVEYGDDVVIVLDGITRLSRAYNLAAPATGRIMSGGVDSGALYPPKRFFGAARNLEEGGSLTVLATALVDTGSKMDEVIFEEFKGTGNMELRLDRRIAERRIYPAIDVDASSTRHEELLFERQQLNQVWKLRRVLNGLANDGSGAAAGLELLIDRLKTFNNNEEFLVEIAKGPSMGD; via the coding sequence ATGGACTCCACCCAACTGGAACGCGGAACGCTGGAAAGCAAGGACCGCGACGAACTGACGACGATCGCCACTGCGCTGGGCGGCAAGCCCGGTTCGCGTGCCCGCAAGGCTGAGATCGTCGACCTGATCCTGGATCTGTCCGGCGGAGGCAACGGTTCGTCCTCCAACGGTGGACGGCCTCCTACCGTTGCCACCGAGCCTGTGGCACCTGCTGAGGAGTCTGCGGAGGAGCCGCTGGCCGAGTGGGAGGTGGCTGCCGAGGCCGAGGAGGCAGTTGGCACCGATGGTGATCAGTCCGCCGACTCGGATGCCAGCGCAGAAGCCAACGCAGAAACCAGCACGGAAGCCGACACTGACCGCTCTGGCGACCAGAAGTCGGATCGTGACGGTGGTCGTGGTCAGGGTGGCCAGAATCGTGACCGTCAGGGTGGTCATAACCGCGACCGTCAGGGTGGCCAGAATCGTGACCGTCAGGGTGGTCACAACCGCGACGGACAAGGGGACACCGCCGACCCGGGTAACCGCCGCCGCCGCCGCCGGGGTCGCGAGCGTGACCAGTCGAGTGGCCCCGAAGAGGTCTGGGACGGTGAGCCCGTCGAGGTCGAGGGTCACATTGACCTCCGTGACGAGGGCTACGGCTTCCTCCGGACCGGCGGCTACAAGCCGTCCAAGAAAGACGCCTACATCTCGGTCAAGCAGGTCCGCCAGTTCAGCCTGCGCCGGGGAGACCACCTGGTCGGTGCATCCCGACCGGCCAACCGCAGCGAGAAGAACCCGGCTCTGTTGCGTATCGACAAAGTCAACGGACGAGATCCCGAGTTGGCCAAGAGCCGACCCAAGTTCGAGGATCTCACCCCGCTGTTCCCCGACGAGAAGCTCCGCATGGAGGTCGACGGCGATCCGACCAACATGACGGCCCGCATCATCGACCTGCTCTCGCCGATCGGCAAGGGCCAGCGCGGCATGATCGTGTCTCCCCCCAAGGCGGGAAAGACCACGATCATGAAGTCGATCGTGCGGTCCATAGAGACCAACCATCCCGAGGTGAAGCTCATCGTCCTGCTGGTCGACGAGCGTCCCGAGGAGGTCACCGATATGAAGCGCTGGTTGCAGCGCGGCGAGGTGGTTGGATCCACGTTCGATCGTCCCAGCGATGAGCACACCCAGTTGGCCGAGGTCACCATCGAGCGGGCCAAGCGCATGGTGGAGTACGGCGACGACGTGGTGATCGTCTTGGACGGGATCACCCGACTGTCCAGGGCCTACAACCTGGCTGCCCCGGCTACCGGTCGGATCATGTCCGGTGGCGTGGACAGCGGTGCGCTCTATCCGCCCAAGCGGTTCTTCGGTGCGGCTCGGAACCTAGAGGAGGGCGGTTCGCTGACCGTCCTGGCCACGGCGCTGGTCGACACGGGCTCCAAGATGGACGAGGTGATCTTCGAGGAGTTCAAGGGCACCGGCAATATGGAGCTCCGTCTGGATCGTCGGATTGCCGAACGCCGGATCTATCCGGCCATTGACGTGGACGCCTCGTCGACCCGGCACGAAGAACTCCTGTTCGAACGCCAGCAGCTGAACCAGGTGTGGAAGCTGCGGCGGGTGCTCAACGGCCTGGCCAACGACGGCAGCGGTGCGGCGGCCGGTCTAGAACTTCTCATCGACCGACTCAAGACCTTCAACAACAACGAAGAGTTCCTGGTCGAGATCGCCAAGGGACCGAGCATGGGCGACTGA
- a CDS encoding L-threonylcarbamoyladenylate synthase: MILDVSTDPAGAVDAAVACLRAGGVVVLPTETVYGVAALADDSSAVAELFVRKGRPTDRRVAVLVADLDQARSLAVVDERTIALAEVAWPGPLTMVLPTVPGSDEATVGVRCPDHALVQAVATSVGPIATTSANRSGDPTPADAASAAASLGGDLLVLDGGRCTGMPSTVVDLTVDPAVILREGTVTVADLEAAGIRVEPGSAGPGDDR; this comes from the coding sequence GTGATACTGGATGTATCGACGGATCCGGCCGGGGCGGTGGACGCCGCGGTGGCGTGTCTGCGGGCGGGTGGGGTGGTGGTGCTGCCCACTGAGACCGTCTATGGCGTGGCGGCCCTAGCCGATGATTCCTCGGCCGTCGCGGAACTATTCGTGCGAAAGGGTCGACCGACCGATCGACGGGTGGCAGTGCTGGTCGCCGACCTGGATCAGGCCCGGTCGCTGGCCGTTGTCGATGAGCGTACGATCGCGCTGGCTGAGGTGGCATGGCCGGGCCCGTTGACCATGGTGCTCCCGACAGTTCCGGGATCCGACGAGGCCACGGTGGGGGTGCGTTGTCCCGACCATGCCCTGGTGCAGGCCGTCGCGACGTCCGTCGGGCCGATCGCCACCACATCGGCCAACCGGTCGGGCGACCCCACACCTGCCGATGCCGCATCGGCGGCCGCATCTCTGGGCGGGGACCTGCTAGTGCTGGACGGTGGCCGGTGCACCGGGATGCCCTCCACGGTGGTCGACCTGACCGTCGATCCGGCGGTCATCCTCCGGGAGGGCACGGTCACCGTTGCTGATCTGGAGGCGGCCGGAATCCGGGTAGAGCCGGGATCGGCCGGCCCCGGAGACGACCGCTAG
- the apgM gene encoding 2,3-bisphosphoglycerate-independent phosphoglycerate mutase, which translates to MKYVICVPDGCADLPVPELDGRTPLEVAHMPMLDTLAARAVVGRAAVIPEGMPPGSDVGNMSIMGFDPAQFHTGRAPIEVAAMGRTLRPDQTAFRCNLVVVRDGVMVDYAGANPSSAEGAAVVAALQDEVAPRYEGVEFLAGVGFRNAMIAPKEWIDADCTPPHDLSGDPIVLPKGPAAGRLIEVMEASREVMEHFDMEADQTWLWGQGFQPQVPSFRETHGVEAGLVTAVDLVRGIGVLSGMKICDIPGATGWYDTDYEGKRDIALAELEAGLDLFVIHVEATDEAGHAGDVAAKVEALEHWDRRILADLVPALEAMGPWRLLMLPDHATPLTTRTHTPDPVPYLLVDSTVDGPGGTFTEVGVADRSPVPGHTLMGRLLAG; encoded by the coding sequence ATGAAGTACGTCATCTGTGTTCCCGACGGTTGCGCCGACCTGCCGGTGCCCGAACTCGACGGGCGTACTCCGCTTGAGGTCGCTCACATGCCGATGCTGGACACTCTGGCTGCCCGGGCCGTCGTGGGTCGTGCCGCAGTGATTCCCGAGGGGATGCCACCGGGGAGCGACGTCGGCAACATGTCGATCATGGGATTCGATCCGGCCCAGTTCCACACCGGTCGGGCCCCCATCGAGGTGGCAGCCATGGGCCGTACGCTGCGCCCCGACCAGACGGCCTTCCGGTGCAATCTGGTGGTGGTCCGCGACGGCGTGATGGTCGACTACGCAGGCGCCAACCCGTCCAGCGCGGAGGGTGCCGCAGTAGTGGCCGCCCTGCAGGACGAGGTCGCACCGCGCTACGAAGGGGTCGAGTTCCTGGCTGGTGTGGGGTTCCGCAACGCCATGATCGCTCCCAAGGAGTGGATAGATGCCGACTGCACGCCCCCGCACGATCTCTCCGGTGATCCCATCGTGTTGCCCAAGGGCCCGGCGGCCGGACGGCTCATCGAGGTCATGGAGGCCTCCCGGGAGGTGATGGAGCATTTCGACATGGAGGCCGACCAGACATGGCTCTGGGGCCAGGGCTTCCAGCCGCAGGTGCCCTCGTTCCGCGAGACCCACGGCGTCGAGGCCGGGCTGGTCACCGCGGTCGACCTGGTACGTGGCATCGGCGTGCTCTCCGGCATGAAGATCTGCGACATCCCCGGCGCCACCGGGTGGTACGACACCGACTACGAGGGCAAGAGGGACATCGCCCTCGCCGAGTTGGAAGCAGGTCTCGACCTGTTCGTGATCCACGTGGAGGCCACCGACGAGGCCGGTCACGCTGGCGACGTGGCTGCCAAGGTGGAAGCCCTCGAACACTGGGACCGGCGGATCCTGGCCGACCTGGTTCCGGCGTTGGAAGCCATGGGCCCGTGGCGCCTGCTGATGCTCCCGGACCACGCCACACCGTTGACCACCCGGACCCACACCCCGGATCCCGTGCCGTACCTGCTGGTGGATTCGACTGTCGACGGACCGGGTGGCACGTTCACCGAGGTCGGGGTGGCCGACCGGTCTCCGGTTCCCGGACATACCCTGATGGGAAGGCTCCTAGCCGGCTGA
- a CDS encoding type B 50S ribosomal protein L31, translating into MKQDIHPNYRPVVFQDLSEGTNFVIRSTVETDDVITLDDGVEYPLVKVEISSASHPFFTGTMKIVDTAGRVERFERRYGQRRKG; encoded by the coding sequence ATGAAGCAGGACATCCACCCGAACTATCGCCCCGTGGTCTTTCAGGACCTTTCCGAGGGCACCAACTTCGTGATCCGTTCGACGGTTGAGACCGACGACGTGATCACCCTGGACGACGGCGTGGAGTACCCGCTGGTCAAGGTTGAGATCTCGTCGGCCAGCCACCCGTTCTTCACCGGCACGATGAAGATCGTGGACACCGCCGGCCGCGTCGAGCGCTTCGAGCGCCGGTACGGCCAGCGCCGCAAGGGCTGA